Proteins encoded together in one Lathamus discolor isolate bLatDis1 chromosome 3, bLatDis1.hap1, whole genome shotgun sequence window:
- the MRPL43 gene encoding large ribosomal subunit protein mL43, giving the protein MTSRGSPSRFLTSVLHNGVGRYVRQLQRLQLLFSPTAADARGARQFVEEVALDFARQHPDVVLYVRPCSNPTPVLVAEYLNGTVREELITSKTSEEILQLATKMAGQSGLDIIRIRKPFHTDNPSIQGQWHPLTNKPSILTVRGPRLQAQ; this is encoded by the exons ATGACGAGCCGCGGGTCGCCCAGCCGGTTCCTCACGTCCGTCCTGCACAACGGCGTGGGCCGCTACGTGCGGCAGCTCCAGCGCCTCCAGCTCCTCTTCAGCCCCACGGCGGCCGATGCCCGCGGCGCCAG GCAGTTCGTGGAGGAGGTGGCACTGGACTTCGCGCGGCAGCACCCCGATGTCGTCCTGTACGTCAGGCCCTGCTCCAACCCGACCCCGGTGCTGGTGGCTGAGTACC TAAATGGGACAGTGCGGGAGGAGCTCATCACCAGCAAGACAAGCGAGGAGATCCTGCAGCTGGCCACCAAGATGGCCGGCCAGTCCGGCCTGGACATCATCCGCATCCGCAAGCCCTTCCACACCGATAACCCCAGCATCCAGGGCCAGTGGCACCCCCTCACCAACAAACCCTCCATCCTCACTGTGCGGGGCCCACGGCTCCAGGCCCAATAA
- the TWNK gene encoding twinkle mtDNA helicase isoform X2: MAVVPLRPCRAAGRLLPLLCCGTRSKGASLGPGVPGRLTQRRYKKDVLPSPEGPVPSVTITEIRQYLRAQGIPFRDGYSCLHTPSFFTAGREEQPPAASAPYTLFIDKTTGSFLCTATLAEGTWQDFQANVELQHHGAPPDSSEEAEEDMRRAREDARCIWERALPLSHLLDEEETKETKAMFGINWVTDATLKRFGVRYLRTAKSLVFPWFSPRDATLKGLKLLRVEKKGDTIVYVEETLPRNDSYRNLFGLPLVSHRDTELVLTGWELDALALHQATGVASLALPRGSTSLPPALLPYLEQFKRITLWLGDDLRSWEAAKLFARKLSLKRCSLVCPGSLQPRPLEALNQGLSLAKILRAARPASHKSIVSFRQLREEVFGELVNSEQVAGVKWVRFPELNKLLKGHRRGELTVFTGPTGSGKTTFISEYALDLCMQGVCTLWGSFEISNIRLAKIMLTQFATQHLDDKLELYDEWADRFEDLPLYFMTFHGQQNIKAVIDTMQHAVYMYDITHVVVDNLQFMMGYEHLSVDRLAAQDYIVGAFRKFATDNNCHITLVIHPRKEDDEKELQTASIFGSAKDRKLVSGPGKRYLQVSKNRFDGDVGVFPLEFSKTSLTFSSKSKPKVKKVKEEKAPSAAKAPSAKKAPEGSSGASKKS; encoded by the exons ATGGCGGTGGTGCCCCTGCGGCCCTGCAGAGCCGCCGGCCGCCTCCTGCCGCTGCTGTGCTGCGGGACGAGGAGCAAAGGAGCCTCCCTGGGCCCCGGCGTGCCCGGCCGCCTCACCCAGCGGCGCTACAAGAAGGACGTGCTGCCCTCCCCCGAGGGGCCCGTGCCCTCCGTCACCATCACCGAGATCCGGCAGTACCTGCGCGCCCAGGGCATCCCCTTCCGCGACGGGTACAGCTGCCTGCACACCCCCAGCTTCTTCACCGCCGGCCGGGAGGAGCAGCCGCCGGCCGCCAGCGCCCCTTACACGCTTTTCATTGACAAGACCACGGGCAGCTTCCTGTGCACGGCCACCCTGGCCGAGGGCACCTGGCAGGACTTCCAGGCCAACgtggagctgcagcaccacggCGCTCCCCCCGACAGCTcggaggaggcagaggaggacaTGCGGCGGGCTCGCGAGGATGCCCGCTGCATCTGGGAGCGGGCGCTGCCGCTCTCTCATCTGTTGGATGAGGAGGAGACCAAGGAGACCAAGGCCATGTTCGGTATCAACTGGGTGACGGATGCCACCCTGAAACGCTTTGGGGTGCGTTATCTGAGGACTGCCAAGTCCCTTGTCTTCCCCTGGTTTAGTCCCCGTGATGCCACCCTAAAAGGCCTGAAGCTTCTGAGGGTGGAGAAGAAGGGGGATACGATAGTTTACGTGGAAGAGACTTTACCCCGCAACGATTCCTATCGCAATCTCTTCGGTCTGCCCCTGGTCAGCCACCGAGACACAGAGCTGGTGTTAACGGGGTGGGAGCTGGATGCCCTGGCCCTGCACCAAGCCACAGGGGTTGCCAGCCTGGCCCTGCCGCGGGGGTCCACCTCCCTGCCGCCCGCCCTCCTCCCCTACCTGGAGCAGTTCAAGCGCATCACACTGTGGCTGGGCGATGACCTGCGCTCCTGGGAAGCCGCCAAGCTCTTTGCCCGCAAGCTGAGCCTCAAGCGCTGCTCCCTGGTGTGCCCCGGCAGCTTGCAACCCCGGCCCTTGGAGGCTCTGAACCAGGGCCTGAGCCTCGCCAAGATCCTGCGTGCCGCCCGGCCCGCCAGCCACAAATCCATCGTGTCCTTCCGGCAGCTGCGTGAGGAGGTGTTTGGGGAGCTGGTCAACAGCGAGCAGGTGGCTGGCGTCAAGTGGGTGCGCTTCCCCGAGCTCAACAAGCTCCTCAAAGGGCACCGCAGAGGGGAGCTCACTGTCTTCACAG GCCCGACGGGCAGCGGGAAGACAACCTTTATCAGTGAGTACGCGCTGGACCTGTGTATGCAGGGGGTGTGCACGCTGTGGGGCAGCTTTGAGATCAGCAACATCCGCCTGGCCAAGATCATGCTGACACAGTTTGCCACCCAGCACCTGGATGACAAGCTGGAGCTGTATGATGAGTGGGCCGATCGCTTTGAGGACCTCCCGCTCTACTTCATGACTTTCCATGGCCAACAGAACATCAA GGCTGTGATTGACACCATGCAACACGCTGTCTACATGTACGACATCACTCACGTGGTCGTCGACAACCTCCAGTTCATGATGGGATATGAGCATCTCTCTGTGGACAG GCTCGCTGCACAGGACTACATCGTTGGTGCCTTCCGCAAGTTTGCCACGGACAATAACTGTCACATCACACTGGTCATCCATCCCCGCAAGGAGGATGATGAGAAGGAGCTGCAGACAGCTTCCATCTTTGGCTCTGCCAAG GACCGTAAGCTGGTGTCAGGGCCGGGGAAGCGCTACCTCCAGGTGTCCAAGAACCGCTTCGATGGGGACGTGGGTGTCTTCCCCCTGGAGTTCAGCAAGACCTCGCTCACCTTCTCCAGCAAAAGCAAGCCCAAGGTGAAGAAGGtgaaggaagagaaggcaccTTCAGCTGCGAAGGCGCCTTCAGCCAAGAAAGCTCCAGAGGGAAGCTCGGGAGCCTCTAAGAAGTCGTGA
- the TWNK gene encoding twinkle mtDNA helicase isoform X3: MAVVPLRPCRAAGRLLPLLCCGTRSKGASLGPGVPGRLTQRRYKKDVLPSPEGPVPSVTITEIRQYLRAQGIPFRDGYSCLHTPSFFTAGREEQPPAASAPYTLFIDKTTGSFLCTATLAEGTWQDFQANVELQHHGAPPDSSEEAEEDMRRAREDARCIWERALPLSHLLDEEETKETKAMFGINWVTDATLKRFGVRYLRTAKSLVFPWFSPRDATLKGLKLLRVEKKGDTIVYVEETLPRNDSYRNLFGLPLVSHRDTELVLTGWELDALALHQATGVASLALPRGSTSLPPALLPYLEQFKRITLWLGDDLRSWEAAKLFARKLSLKRCSLVCPGSLQPRPLEALNQGLSLAKILRAARPASHKSIVSFRQLREEVFGELVNSEQVAGVKWVRFPELNKLLKGHRRGELTVFTGPTGSGKTTFISEYALDLCMQGVCTLWGSFEISNIRLAKIMLTQFATQHLDDKLELYDEWADRFEDLPLYFMTFHGQQNIKAVIDTMQHAVYMYDITHVVVDNLQFMMGYEHLSVDRLAAQDYIVGAFRKFATDNNCHITLVIHPRKEDDEKELQTASIFGSAKHPPGDVFLPVDQPGGRQRPHPAGP, encoded by the exons ATGGCGGTGGTGCCCCTGCGGCCCTGCAGAGCCGCCGGCCGCCTCCTGCCGCTGCTGTGCTGCGGGACGAGGAGCAAAGGAGCCTCCCTGGGCCCCGGCGTGCCCGGCCGCCTCACCCAGCGGCGCTACAAGAAGGACGTGCTGCCCTCCCCCGAGGGGCCCGTGCCCTCCGTCACCATCACCGAGATCCGGCAGTACCTGCGCGCCCAGGGCATCCCCTTCCGCGACGGGTACAGCTGCCTGCACACCCCCAGCTTCTTCACCGCCGGCCGGGAGGAGCAGCCGCCGGCCGCCAGCGCCCCTTACACGCTTTTCATTGACAAGACCACGGGCAGCTTCCTGTGCACGGCCACCCTGGCCGAGGGCACCTGGCAGGACTTCCAGGCCAACgtggagctgcagcaccacggCGCTCCCCCCGACAGCTcggaggaggcagaggaggacaTGCGGCGGGCTCGCGAGGATGCCCGCTGCATCTGGGAGCGGGCGCTGCCGCTCTCTCATCTGTTGGATGAGGAGGAGACCAAGGAGACCAAGGCCATGTTCGGTATCAACTGGGTGACGGATGCCACCCTGAAACGCTTTGGGGTGCGTTATCTGAGGACTGCCAAGTCCCTTGTCTTCCCCTGGTTTAGTCCCCGTGATGCCACCCTAAAAGGCCTGAAGCTTCTGAGGGTGGAGAAGAAGGGGGATACGATAGTTTACGTGGAAGAGACTTTACCCCGCAACGATTCCTATCGCAATCTCTTCGGTCTGCCCCTGGTCAGCCACCGAGACACAGAGCTGGTGTTAACGGGGTGGGAGCTGGATGCCCTGGCCCTGCACCAAGCCACAGGGGTTGCCAGCCTGGCCCTGCCGCGGGGGTCCACCTCCCTGCCGCCCGCCCTCCTCCCCTACCTGGAGCAGTTCAAGCGCATCACACTGTGGCTGGGCGATGACCTGCGCTCCTGGGAAGCCGCCAAGCTCTTTGCCCGCAAGCTGAGCCTCAAGCGCTGCTCCCTGGTGTGCCCCGGCAGCTTGCAACCCCGGCCCTTGGAGGCTCTGAACCAGGGCCTGAGCCTCGCCAAGATCCTGCGTGCCGCCCGGCCCGCCAGCCACAAATCCATCGTGTCCTTCCGGCAGCTGCGTGAGGAGGTGTTTGGGGAGCTGGTCAACAGCGAGCAGGTGGCTGGCGTCAAGTGGGTGCGCTTCCCCGAGCTCAACAAGCTCCTCAAAGGGCACCGCAGAGGGGAGCTCACTGTCTTCACAG GCCCGACGGGCAGCGGGAAGACAACCTTTATCAGTGAGTACGCGCTGGACCTGTGTATGCAGGGGGTGTGCACGCTGTGGGGCAGCTTTGAGATCAGCAACATCCGCCTGGCCAAGATCATGCTGACACAGTTTGCCACCCAGCACCTGGATGACAAGCTGGAGCTGTATGATGAGTGGGCCGATCGCTTTGAGGACCTCCCGCTCTACTTCATGACTTTCCATGGCCAACAGAACATCAA GGCTGTGATTGACACCATGCAACACGCTGTCTACATGTACGACATCACTCACGTGGTCGTCGACAACCTCCAGTTCATGATGGGATATGAGCATCTCTCTGTGGACAG GCTCGCTGCACAGGACTACATCGTTGGTGCCTTCCGCAAGTTTGCCACGGACAATAACTGTCACATCACACTGGTCATCCATCCCCGCAAGGAGGATGATGAGAAGGAGCTGCAGACAGCTTCCATCTTTGGCTCTGCCAAG catcctcctggAGATGTTTTCCTTCCCGTAGACCAGCCAGGAGGCCGACAACGTCCTCATCCTGCAGGACCGTAA
- the TWNK gene encoding twinkle mtDNA helicase isoform X1 gives MAVVPLRPCRAAGRLLPLLCCGTRSKGASLGPGVPGRLTQRRYKKDVLPSPEGPVPSVTITEIRQYLRAQGIPFRDGYSCLHTPSFFTAGREEQPPAASAPYTLFIDKTTGSFLCTATLAEGTWQDFQANVELQHHGAPPDSSEEAEEDMRRAREDARCIWERALPLSHLLDEEETKETKAMFGINWVTDATLKRFGVRYLRTAKSLVFPWFSPRDATLKGLKLLRVEKKGDTIVYVEETLPRNDSYRNLFGLPLVSHRDTELVLTGWELDALALHQATGVASLALPRGSTSLPPALLPYLEQFKRITLWLGDDLRSWEAAKLFARKLSLKRCSLVCPGSLQPRPLEALNQGLSLAKILRAARPASHKSIVSFRQLREEVFGELVNSEQVAGVKWVRFPELNKLLKGHRRGELTVFTGPTGSGKTTFISEYALDLCMQGVCTLWGSFEISNIRLAKIMLTQFATQHLDDKLELYDEWADRFEDLPLYFMTFHGQQNIKAVIDTMQHAVYMYDITHVVVDNLQFMMGYEHLSVDRLAAQDYIVGAFRKFATDNNCHITLVIHPRKEDDEKELQTASIFGSAKTSQEADNVLILQDRKLVSGPGKRYLQVSKNRFDGDVGVFPLEFSKTSLTFSSKSKPKVKKVKEEKAPSAAKAPSAKKAPEGSSGASKKS, from the exons ATGGCGGTGGTGCCCCTGCGGCCCTGCAGAGCCGCCGGCCGCCTCCTGCCGCTGCTGTGCTGCGGGACGAGGAGCAAAGGAGCCTCCCTGGGCCCCGGCGTGCCCGGCCGCCTCACCCAGCGGCGCTACAAGAAGGACGTGCTGCCCTCCCCCGAGGGGCCCGTGCCCTCCGTCACCATCACCGAGATCCGGCAGTACCTGCGCGCCCAGGGCATCCCCTTCCGCGACGGGTACAGCTGCCTGCACACCCCCAGCTTCTTCACCGCCGGCCGGGAGGAGCAGCCGCCGGCCGCCAGCGCCCCTTACACGCTTTTCATTGACAAGACCACGGGCAGCTTCCTGTGCACGGCCACCCTGGCCGAGGGCACCTGGCAGGACTTCCAGGCCAACgtggagctgcagcaccacggCGCTCCCCCCGACAGCTcggaggaggcagaggaggacaTGCGGCGGGCTCGCGAGGATGCCCGCTGCATCTGGGAGCGGGCGCTGCCGCTCTCTCATCTGTTGGATGAGGAGGAGACCAAGGAGACCAAGGCCATGTTCGGTATCAACTGGGTGACGGATGCCACCCTGAAACGCTTTGGGGTGCGTTATCTGAGGACTGCCAAGTCCCTTGTCTTCCCCTGGTTTAGTCCCCGTGATGCCACCCTAAAAGGCCTGAAGCTTCTGAGGGTGGAGAAGAAGGGGGATACGATAGTTTACGTGGAAGAGACTTTACCCCGCAACGATTCCTATCGCAATCTCTTCGGTCTGCCCCTGGTCAGCCACCGAGACACAGAGCTGGTGTTAACGGGGTGGGAGCTGGATGCCCTGGCCCTGCACCAAGCCACAGGGGTTGCCAGCCTGGCCCTGCCGCGGGGGTCCACCTCCCTGCCGCCCGCCCTCCTCCCCTACCTGGAGCAGTTCAAGCGCATCACACTGTGGCTGGGCGATGACCTGCGCTCCTGGGAAGCCGCCAAGCTCTTTGCCCGCAAGCTGAGCCTCAAGCGCTGCTCCCTGGTGTGCCCCGGCAGCTTGCAACCCCGGCCCTTGGAGGCTCTGAACCAGGGCCTGAGCCTCGCCAAGATCCTGCGTGCCGCCCGGCCCGCCAGCCACAAATCCATCGTGTCCTTCCGGCAGCTGCGTGAGGAGGTGTTTGGGGAGCTGGTCAACAGCGAGCAGGTGGCTGGCGTCAAGTGGGTGCGCTTCCCCGAGCTCAACAAGCTCCTCAAAGGGCACCGCAGAGGGGAGCTCACTGTCTTCACAG GCCCGACGGGCAGCGGGAAGACAACCTTTATCAGTGAGTACGCGCTGGACCTGTGTATGCAGGGGGTGTGCACGCTGTGGGGCAGCTTTGAGATCAGCAACATCCGCCTGGCCAAGATCATGCTGACACAGTTTGCCACCCAGCACCTGGATGACAAGCTGGAGCTGTATGATGAGTGGGCCGATCGCTTTGAGGACCTCCCGCTCTACTTCATGACTTTCCATGGCCAACAGAACATCAA GGCTGTGATTGACACCATGCAACACGCTGTCTACATGTACGACATCACTCACGTGGTCGTCGACAACCTCCAGTTCATGATGGGATATGAGCATCTCTCTGTGGACAG GCTCGCTGCACAGGACTACATCGTTGGTGCCTTCCGCAAGTTTGCCACGGACAATAACTGTCACATCACACTGGTCATCCATCCCCGCAAGGAGGATGATGAGAAGGAGCTGCAGACAGCTTCCATCTTTGGCTCTGCCAAG ACCAGCCAGGAGGCCGACAACGTCCTCATCCTGCAGGACCGTAAGCTGGTGTCAGGGCCGGGGAAGCGCTACCTCCAGGTGTCCAAGAACCGCTTCGATGGGGACGTGGGTGTCTTCCCCCTGGAGTTCAGCAAGACCTCGCTCACCTTCTCCAGCAAAAGCAAGCCCAAGGTGAAGAAGGtgaaggaagagaaggcaccTTCAGCTGCGAAGGCGCCTTCAGCCAAGAAAGCTCCAGAGGGAAGCTCGGGAGCCTCTAAGAAGTCGTGA